The region GTGCCGAGCCACGCGAAGATCCAGGACAGGGACCATCCGGCGATGACGACGAGAGTCCATCCCGCCGCGACACCGACGAACCCGCCGCCGGGACGGTAGCCCATCAGCAGGCCGGTGATGATGGTCAACGTCGCGGCAATGCCATAGCGGAGCAGGTCGGCGGTCATGGGTCCGGCCAGGGGCGCGATACGCGCCATCGGCAGCGAACGGAATCGGTCGAAGACGCCCTTCTCCATGTCCTCCCGCATCTGGGTTCCGGTGGCCATGCATGCGGTCAGCGACGTCTGGACGAGGATGCCCGTGATGATCGTGGGCAGGTAGCTCTTCACGTCTCCCGCGATCGCGCCGCCGAAGATGTACGTGAACATCGCCGTGAAGAGCAGCGGCTGGATGACAACGTCGAAGAACTGCTCTGGATTGCGTTGCATCTTCTTCAGTGCCCGCCAGGCCATGGAGAAGGTGTGGCTGGCCGTCTCGCGCAGTGACGTGTGCGGGTTCAGGCGGCGTCCGGCCGCGGGAATGATCAGTGTGCTCATCGGGACTCCTGTGCGTCAGGGTTGGTGTCGGTGTAGTGGCCGGTGATGGCGAGGAAGACCTCGTCGAGGGTGGGTTGGCGGACCGATGCGGTCGAGATGCCGATCTCGGCCGTGCGCAGCGCGATCAGCACGTCGGCGGCGCGGTTCGGGTCGGGCAGGGCGATGGACAGGCCGCCCGCCTCGGGCGTGAGCGCTGGCGTCTCGTGGAGGATGCGCTCCGCCAGTCCAGCCGCCTCGGCCGCACGCTCGGCGTCGGTGAGCTGGACGTAGAGAGTGGAGTTGCCAACGCCGGCCTTGAGCTCGTTCGGTGTGCCCTCCGCCACCTTGTGACCACGGTCGATGACCGCCACCCGGTCGGCGAGCTGGTCCGCCTCGTCCAGGTACTGAGTGGTCAGCAGCACCGTGGCACCGTCGCGGATCAGGTCGCGGATGGTGTCCCACATCTGCCCGCGAGTGCGGGGGTCGAGCCCGGTCGTCGGCTCGTCGAGGAAGATCAGCGGTGGCTGGGAGATGAGCGACGCGGCCAGGTCGAGCCGGCGCCGCATACCGCCGGAGAAGGTCTTGATCTGGCGGCCGGCGGCGTCTTCCAGGCCGAACCGTCCGAGCAGTTCGGTGGCGCGCGCCTTCGCCGCCTTCGAGCGTAGGCCGAGCAACCGACCGAACAGCCAGAGGTTCTCGGCTGCGGTGAGGTTCTCGTCGACCGAGGCGTACTGCCCGGTGACGCCGACGAGTTGCCGGATCTGGTGGGGCTTCGACGCCACGTCCACGCCGAAGATGCTGGCCTCACCGCCGTCGATCGGCAGCAGCGTCGTCAACATGCGCAGCATCGTGGTCTTGCCCGCCCCGTTGGGCCCCAGTACGCCGAAGACCTCGCCGGTACGGACGGTGAGGTCGATGCCGTCGACGGCGGCGACATCACCGAAACGCTTGACGAGTCCGCGGGCCTCGACGGCCAGGTCGGCCCCGGGCGGGGAGGCTTCTGTGGCGATAGCCGGGCGGGCGATGGCCTGAGTGAGGTTCATGGCCAGCACTCTGGCGCACCCTGCCTTCACCCCGACATCACGCCGGTTTCACGGGCCTTCACCCGACCACCACGTACGTCAGCGATGGGCGCGAAGCTGGCGGATGCCGCGCCAGCCGAGGTACGACGTAGCCAAGCCACTGATGACGCCGAGCGCCGCGAGAAAGAGCACGACCAGCCAGGCGGAGCCGTACAGCTCGTGATCGTCGGCGAAGTGGATTGCGGTGTAGACCGCAGTGACGGCAATCAGCACAGTGACGATCGCGCAGAGGATTGCCACCACGATGGCCACGACGGCACCCGTTCGGGCCGGACGCCGGACAGGCAAGGGTTCTACGTTCATAAATGCACTCTACGGAGACGCCCCGATTTCGACGTCGTGGGTCACCGTCAGCCGTACCACGCCTCCTCCGATCTCCTCGATCCCTCGAATGCGCTGCCGGGCCGCAGGTCGAAGTCGACCCGGGAACCCGATCCCGGTTGAGCTGACAGGGCAACCGGGCCAGGATGCCCAGGTGCGTATCCTCTTCACCTTCGCGGGCGGGCGGGGTCACTTCGATCCACTGGCGCCCATCGCGCGAGCCGCCGAGGCGGCCGGACATCAGGTCGCCGTCGGCTGCCGCAGTTCGATGATCCCCACGATCCAGGCCGACGGCTTCGCCGTCTTCTCGGCCCAGACCGACCGAGACGTACCGCCCAAGCGCCTGCCGCTGCTGGAACTCGACCCCGACCGGGAAGACCGTGATCTCCGCGACGGGTTCGCCGGCTGGATGGCCCGGACACGCACCACCGGGGTACGGGAGCTGTGCGAGTCCTGGCAGCCCGACCTACTCGTCTGCGACGAGACCGACTTCGGGGCCATGATCGCGGCCGAGCGCCTCGGTATCCCGTACGCCAGTGTGCTGGTCCTGGTGGCCGGCTCCTTCGCCCGCCCCGAGCTCCTCGCCGACACGTTGAACCAACTCCGCGCCGAGCAGGGCCTGCCGGTCGACCCCGAGCTGGCGATGCTCAGCCGCCACCTCGTCCTCTCCCCCGGCCCGGTCAGCTTCCGCGATCCGGCGTACCCGCTGCCGGACACCGCGCACCCGCTCGGGCCGTCACCGTCCAGGGCATCCGACATCGACCATCCTGCGATCGACTGGCTCGCCAGCCGAACCGGCAACCCGACGGTCTACTTCACGCTCGGCACGATATTCAACCTGGAGTCGGGCGATCTCTTTTCCCGGGTGCTCACCGGAATCACCGAGCTGGACGTGAACCTGCTCGTCACGGTCGGGGCGCACATCGATCCCGAGGAGTTCGGTCCACAGCCGCCCAACGTCCGCGTCGAGCGGTTCGTCCCGCAGGCCGCGGTGCTGCCGTACTGCGATCTGGTGGTTTCGCACGGCGGCTCCGGCAGCGTGCTCGGCGCGCTGGCCCACGGGCTGCCGATGGTCCTGTTGCCGATGGGTGCCGACCAGCCGGCGAACGCCGCCCGCTGCGCGGACCTCGGGATCGCCGAGGTGCTGGACGCGGTGCGGGTCACCGCCGATGGTGTACGCGAGGCGGTGGCCGCCGGGTTGGCCGATCCCGACCGTCGACGGGCGGCGGTACGCCTGCGTGACGAGATCGCCACGCTGCCCGGACCGGAGTACGCGGTGACGCTGCTGGAACGGTTGCACACGACACGAGGACCGGTCGTCGCGAGCTGACCCTGCCTGTCTGGCTGACCCGACCGTCGGCCGAAGCACTCCTAAGCGGACATTCCGGGGATCGGACTTGCTGATTGGTCGGGCTGGTAGGGGCCGAGTTCGTCGATGTGCCGGTCGATCAGCGACTGGTCGGCACCGGCTTCGATGAGCAGGTCGACGGCGATCACCACGTACCAGTTGTCGGCCACGGCGTGCATCGCGGCGGCCTCGGCGAGCAGGTCGGGATCGGTGGAGACAGCGGCCAGTTCGGCCAGCGCCGCAGCGCGGGGAAAGCCTTCGCGGTAGCCACCGGCGTGATCGTTGGCGATCTCGTGAAGCGTGATGACGACCGCCCGTCGCGCGGTGGTCTCCTCCCGGCTGCTACCCATCGCCTGATTCTATTCGAACACACGTTCGAACGCCAGTCGAGCCAAGCCTCAGTCGGCACGGGCGAAGGCTTGGCCCGACTGGCCGAAGACTTGGTCGCCACGGGCGAAGGCTTGGTCGGCACGGCCGAAGTCCCGCAGACGCCGTTATCGCATAGATCATGCATCAATCTGAATATGAATCTGACTCTGCCACTGAAAGTCGAAATACGAGATATTTTATGCTCGTGTCGAGCGCCATTTCCTCACGCCCAGTCAGCGATGGATCGCATAATGCATCGCAGGTCGCCAGGCATTGGGCCAAAAGCGACATACGGAGAAGTGAGAGGTGGAGCATGAAGCTCACCTTTGTCCGCAAGACGGCGCTGTCCCAGGTAAGCAACTGCCCGTCGCTCTACCGCACTGATCGCGACACCTTCGTCGTACAGGGTTGGCGGGTGTCGGACCCGGAGGCTCTGGCGCAACTCGACATCCCCTCCCACGAGACTGTGGTCGAGGTTCCTACCGACGTACTGATAGAGATCGCTAAGACGCTGTAACAGCGGGTAGGAAAACCGGCGATCGGCTCACCGGTCAGGAGTACGCCGCCCCTTCGGGATGCACGCATCGTTTCCGGGCCGGTGAGCCGATCGAACCTATCCCCATTCCATCGGAGCCGTCCGCTGTCCACAAACTCAGTCAACTGCAATACAGCAATCAACGCCCGCAGAGCTGTACCGTGACGCCTACCTGAAGGCGGCCTAGGAGCAGGTGATGTCCGGCAATCAGACCGGCAGCGGTCGAGCGACACTCGGGGCCAGACTGCGGGAATTGCGCGCACGCGAAGGCATGTCCGGCGTAATGCTGGCCGCCCGGCTGGGTTGGGTCCAGTCCAAGGTGTCCCGGATCGAGACGGGCCGTCAGGTGCCCACGGGCGACGAGGTGCGGGCCTGGGCCGAGGCGACCCAGGCCGACGACTCGACCGTCGACGAACTGTTGCAGGGCCTTCGGACGCTACGCACCGCCTACATTCCGTGGCGACGAGGTAGCGGCCCCCACCAGTCGGGAGGTTCGCGGTCGGCGATGGAGCTGGCCGCTGAGGCGACCCTGGTCCGCAACTTCGAGGTCGGTGTCGTCCCTGGCCTGCTCCAGACCGCCGACTACGCCCGGGTACGACTCGCGGAGGAAGTGGGACTACGCGGTGCGCCCGCCGACGACCTGGAGCACACCCTCCTGTTGCGGATCCAACGGCAGCAGGTGCTCTACGACTCGACCAAGAAGTTCCAGTTCGTGGTCACCGAATCGGTCCTACGGATGTTGCTCTGTCCGGTCGAGGTGATGCGGGGCCAGCTCGACCGGCTCGCCGCACTGATCGGAATGGGCAACGTGGACCTGGGCGTCATCCCCACCAGCGTCCTGCTACCGGTGGCCCCACTGCACGGCTTCGTGATGTTCGACGACGCCATCACCATCGAAACCTGGGCCGAGGGGCAACTCCTACAGTCACCCGCCGACATCAGCCGGTTCCGCTCCATCTTCAACCGGCTACACGGGATCGCCCGACACGGCGAAGCCGCACGTCACATCATCCTCGACGCACTGACCCAACTCCGCCCGGCGGCGTAGGAACACCCCAGGGGGCCGGGAGGCCCAGCCGGTCACGCAGCTGGGCGGCGGTCAGGTCTGCACCGTAGACGGGCGTACCAGGTTGTTGGCGACGACCGCCAGTGGCCAGCATGCCGACGTCGACCGGGTCGAACCCGAGCAGTTCGACGAGGTCGAAGACCGTACGCTTGGCCCGTTCGTCGTCGCCGGAGACCGGGAGCGCGTAGCGGAACTGGGCCGAGGACTGCCGGCCGAAGTCACGCAGGTGCTCCCAGTACATGGTGTTGAACGTCTTGATCACGTAAGCGTCGCGCAGGTGTGCCTGGACCAGCTCACTGGAGGTGGTCTCGTCCCGGTCCAACTCCGGGAGGTGCCCGTCGCGCTCCGGGTAGTAGTTGGTGGTGTCGATCACCGTCTTGTCCGCCGTACCGGCCACGGGTAGCTCGGCGTAGCGGCCGAACGGCACCGACACGATCACCAGGTCGCCACCCTGGGCCGCCTCCTCGGCGGTGACCGCCCGGCCCCCCGCACCGACGAGATCGTCGACCAGGTCGACCAGGGTCTGCGGGCCGCGTGAGTTGGCGATCAGGATCTCGTGCCCGTGTTTCGCCAGCAGCCGGGCCAGGGTGCCGCCGACGTGGCCCGCGCCGATGATGCCGATCCGCATGGAGCGGCTTACCCGGCCCTCCGGGTGGCAAACGGTACGCCGAACCGATCCCGCGAACCGCTCCGGGCAGAAGACCACACCGGGCAACGCGCTCCGGTCCCGACATCGACTCCCTCTCGAACACCCCTTCGATCGGGAGAGACGAATGACGAGATGGAGACGGATGGTCCGGCGCGGGTCGGTTCCCGTCCTGGCCCTGTCCCTGGCAATGGGCGGTGCCGTACCGGCCACTGCCAGGGACAGGGCCACCGGCGGCCCTTCGGGTCCCCGTCCGGCGGCGGGTACGGGTGCCGACGAGCGGATCGTGACGCTGCTGACCGGCGACCGCGTACGGGTCAACGATGGCAGCTATCTGGTGGAGCCCGGCCCGGGACGCCAGAAGATGATCTTCCACCAGCAGCGGGTGGACGACCGCGACTACGTGATTCCCGCCGACGCGCTCGGCCTGGTCGGCTCGAAACGACTGGACCGCCGCCTGTTCGACATCACCACCCTGCTGGAGATGGGCTACGACGACCAGGCAACGGCTGACCTGCCGCTGCTGGTGATCCCGGGGGCGGGCACCGAAGCCGCCGTCGCGTCGGCCGGCACCGGTCGGCGGGTGGTCCGCGAACTGCCCAGCGTCAAGGGTCACGCGGTGCGCGTCGCCAAGCCCGAGACCGGCCGGTACTGGGCGGAACTCTCGGGCACCATGACACCGGGTGCGCGCGGCAGCGCACCAGCCACCCGGGTCTGGCTGGACGGCCGCCGCAAGGTGAGCCTCGACAAGAGCGTGTCGCAGGTGGGCGCACCCAGCGTATGGCAGGCCGGGCACACCGGTCGGGGGGTGAAGGTCGCCGTACTCGACACCGGCATCGACTCGGCGCATCCGGACTTCGCCGGGCGGATCGCCGAGACCCGCAACTTCACCGAGGACCCGGACACCAACGACCTCGTCGGTCACGGCACGCACGTGGCGTCGATCATCGCCGGC is a window of Micromonospora polyrhachis DNA encoding:
- a CDS encoding ABC transporter permease — protein: MSTLIIPAAGRRLNPHTSLRETASHTFSMAWRALKKMQRNPEQFFDVVIQPLLFTAMFTYIFGGAIAGDVKSYLPTIITGILVQTSLTACMATGTQMREDMEKGVFDRFRSLPMARIAPLAGPMTADLLRYGIAATLTIITGLLMGYRPGGGFVGVAAGWTLVVIAGWSLSWIFAWLGTVLRTAQAVQGAGMMIMFPLTFLSNAFVPADTLPGWLQAFVKANPVSLVINAIRDLMNDGALTRNVAWALLGCAVIVAIFAPLAVRSYNRKV
- a CDS encoding ATP-binding cassette domain-containing protein → MNLTQAIARPAIATEASPPGADLAVEARGLVKRFGDVAAVDGIDLTVRTGEVFGVLGPNGAGKTTMLRMLTTLLPIDGGEASIFGVDVASKPHQIRQLVGVTGQYASVDENLTAAENLWLFGRLLGLRSKAAKARATELLGRFGLEDAAGRQIKTFSGGMRRRLDLAASLISQPPLIFLDEPTTGLDPRTRGQMWDTIRDLIRDGATVLLTTQYLDEADQLADRVAVIDRGHKVAEGTPNELKAGVGNSTLYVQLTDAERAAEAAGLAERILHETPALTPEAGGLSIALPDPNRAADVLIALRTAEIGISTASVRQPTLDEVFLAITGHYTDTNPDAQESR
- a CDS encoding glycosyltransferase codes for the protein MRILFTFAGGRGHFDPLAPIARAAEAAGHQVAVGCRSSMIPTIQADGFAVFSAQTDRDVPPKRLPLLELDPDREDRDLRDGFAGWMARTRTTGVRELCESWQPDLLVCDETDFGAMIAAERLGIPYASVLVLVAGSFARPELLADTLNQLRAEQGLPVDPELAMLSRHLVLSPGPVSFRDPAYPLPDTAHPLGPSPSRASDIDHPAIDWLASRTGNPTVYFTLGTIFNLESGDLFSRVLTGITELDVNLLVTVGAHIDPEEFGPQPPNVRVERFVPQAAVLPYCDLVVSHGGSGSVLGALAHGLPMVLLPMGADQPANAARCADLGIAEVLDAVRVTADGVREAVAAGLADPDRRRAAVRLRDEIATLPGPEYAVTLLERLHTTRGPVVAS
- a CDS encoding helix-turn-helix domain-containing protein, with translation MSGNQTGSGRATLGARLRELRAREGMSGVMLAARLGWVQSKVSRIETGRQVPTGDEVRAWAEATQADDSTVDELLQGLRTLRTAYIPWRRGSGPHQSGGSRSAMELAAEATLVRNFEVGVVPGLLQTADYARVRLAEEVGLRGAPADDLEHTLLLRIQRQQVLYDSTKKFQFVVTESVLRMLLCPVEVMRGQLDRLAALIGMGNVDLGVIPTSVLLPVAPLHGFVMFDDAITIETWAEGQLLQSPADISRFRSIFNRLHGIARHGEAARHIILDALTQLRPAA
- a CDS encoding NADPH-dependent F420 reductase, which gives rise to MRIGIIGAGHVGGTLARLLAKHGHEILIANSRGPQTLVDLVDDLVGAGGRAVTAEEAAQGGDLVIVSVPFGRYAELPVAGTADKTVIDTTNYYPERDGHLPELDRDETTSSELVQAHLRDAYVIKTFNTMYWEHLRDFGRQSSAQFRYALPVSGDDERAKRTVFDLVELLGFDPVDVGMLATGGRRQQPGTPVYGADLTAAQLRDRLGLPAPWGVPTPPGGVGSVRRG